In the Paraflavitalea devenefica genome, one interval contains:
- a CDS encoding M23 family metallopeptidase yields the protein MKLKIGCLLLLATLFFQAMAQDLYTGVWRKGNGGTYLWSGVNWADFNKKWSDLGKQNLRLIDIETYVTGGQRYFSGVWEGGSDGYALTPAGLDWAAFNKFWSDASKTMRLIDIETYTEGSKRYFLGVFRQGGGGYALTPAGLDWAAFNTFWSNASKTMRLTDIETYTEGSKRYFLGVFEQGSGGYVLSPYGMNWGQFSDYWADRAKENLRLTDIESYEEGGKRIFLGVWRQGTDGYYLWHGVDWQSLTSKWAELNNNTDLRLIDLETFDGDCPGKCLNQALMADNPATSGRDSYDYGIYATSQHCEGEPGSCPANPSASSRVYYRWPNLKLGNDYYARNSVLFDAKDKIFTLPFNEKASDMSKNGWLYSPGAWHHALDYSKSGGKTFEIAAAATGKVIYVGYDEWSGNTIIISHDAGGKKDVYRTIYMHVRNGADNDCSVAWSKSQPTLNQAANDPTRVKYETHLKNTGCPLKVSDRNPDVGWWGTNAQKISSNLLGKTVQAGDVIGWAGSTGPGGSAANHLHIFFAHRDPGDKRWYFFDPYGIYATPDCYPQAVDGAINTPCARYPVAWKNGRPASAQ from the coding sequence ATGAAATTAAAAATTGGTTGCCTGCTACTATTGGCAACACTTTTCTTCCAGGCAATGGCCCAGGACCTGTATACAGGTGTGTGGCGCAAAGGCAACGGCGGTACCTACCTGTGGTCAGGAGTAAACTGGGCCGACTTCAATAAAAAATGGTCCGATCTCGGAAAACAAAACCTCCGGTTAATTGACATTGAAACCTATGTTACAGGCGGGCAGCGTTACTTCTCCGGCGTATGGGAGGGAGGCAGTGATGGCTATGCATTGACGCCTGCAGGGCTCGATTGGGCGGCCTTCAACAAGTTCTGGAGTGATGCCAGTAAAACCATGCGGCTCATAGACATTGAAACCTACACAGAAGGAAGCAAGAGATACTTTCTCGGTGTGTTCAGGCAGGGCGGTGGCGGCTATGCGCTTACACCTGCAGGCCTCGACTGGGCCGCCTTCAACACATTCTGGAGCAATGCCAGTAAAACCATGCGGCTCACAGATATTGAAACCTACACAGAAGGAAGCAAAAGATACTTCCTCGGCGTGTTCGAGCAGGGCAGTGGTGGATACGTACTATCACCTTACGGGATGAACTGGGGGCAGTTCTCCGATTATTGGGCAGACCGGGCCAAAGAAAACCTGCGCTTAACAGACATTGAATCTTATGAAGAAGGGGGCAAGCGTATCTTCCTGGGAGTATGGCGCCAGGGAACAGATGGATATTACCTCTGGCATGGGGTAGACTGGCAGAGCTTAACCTCCAAATGGGCAGAACTAAACAACAATACCGACCTGCGCTTAATTGACCTGGAAACCTTTGATGGCGATTGTCCTGGAAAATGTCTTAATCAGGCTTTAATGGCCGATAATCCTGCCACTTCCGGACGGGATAGTTATGATTACGGCATCTATGCCACCTCCCAACATTGTGAAGGTGAGCCCGGAAGCTGTCCTGCCAACCCTTCTGCAAGCAGCAGGGTATACTACCGCTGGCCCAACCTGAAACTGGGCAATGATTACTACGCACGGAATTCAGTGCTTTTTGACGCGAAGGACAAAATATTTACCCTTCCTTTCAACGAGAAAGCTTCCGACATGTCAAAAAATGGCTGGCTCTACAGTCCGGGCGCCTGGCACCATGCCCTTGACTATTCAAAAAGCGGCGGCAAAACATTCGAAATAGCCGCCGCCGCAACAGGAAAAGTCATTTATGTGGGATATGATGAGTGGTCGGGCAACACCATCATCATCAGCCATGATGCAGGCGGAAAAAAAGATGTATACAGGACCATCTACATGCATGTACGCAATGGGGCCGATAATGACTGTTCGGTAGCCTGGAGTAAAAGCCAGCCCACGCTCAACCAGGCTGCCAATGACCCCACCAGGGTTAAATATGAAACACATCTAAAAAATACAGGTTGTCCGCTTAAAGTGTCGGATCGCAATCCCGACGTTGGCTGGTGGGGTACCAACGCACAAAAGATCAGCAGTAATTTACTGGGAAAAACAGTGCAGGCGGGTGATGTAATAGGCTGGGCAGGTAGTACAGGCCCCGGAGGCTCTGCTGCCAACCATCTGCACATCTTCTTTGCACACCGCGACCCGGGCGATAAGCGCTGGTACTTCTTTGATCCGTATGGTATATACGCCACTCCGGATTGTTATCCTCAGGCGGTGGATGGGGCCATTAATACCCCCTGTGCACGATACCCCGTTGCCTGGAAAAATGGTCGGCCAGCATCTGCGCAGTAG
- a CDS encoding Gfo/Idh/MocA family protein, giving the protein MSRRKFIQQAGVLTGGLILHNQLLQAVGSKFQEKINVGIIGCGDRGTGIMSVMRQLPDLFNIAALCDILDFRLDNARKIVAASPKEYKDYRKLLEDKSLHAVIIATPLNMHYPIAADALAAGKHVFLEKTMTYNIPQAMKLVQQVKRYPKQVLQVGHQYRYVPLYFKVKEMIEKGYLGKITHIDCRWDRNWNWRRPVPAGYTDKEVNWRMYKAYSGGLIAELLSHQIDFINWAFNTHPDEIIGTGGIDNYKDGRETYDNVQVVLRYNRENMIGNFGATCANAREGYIFKLKGTKGTVALLVNEGVFYPEAAAKKDLEVVDGVSSATKIEWNKDGGIPIIKEPMKDGTWYALQDFHKCITEKQQPVSNVITGATTAVCVHLGNTAAYTHTTQQWKSAYNFS; this is encoded by the coding sequence ATGAGCAGAAGAAAATTTATACAACAGGCCGGGGTACTGACAGGAGGGTTAATCCTGCACAACCAGTTACTACAGGCCGTTGGTAGTAAATTCCAGGAAAAAATAAATGTGGGCATCATCGGTTGTGGCGACCGTGGCACCGGCATCATGTCTGTCATGCGCCAACTGCCCGATCTCTTCAACATAGCAGCTCTTTGTGATATACTGGACTTCCGATTGGACAATGCCCGGAAAATAGTGGCTGCCTCCCCGAAAGAATACAAAGACTACCGGAAGTTGCTGGAAGATAAAAGCCTCCATGCGGTGATCATCGCTACGCCATTGAACATGCACTATCCCATTGCGGCTGATGCATTGGCGGCGGGTAAGCATGTATTCCTGGAAAAGACCATGACCTACAACATTCCGCAGGCCATGAAGCTGGTGCAGCAGGTAAAGCGATATCCCAAACAGGTATTGCAGGTGGGGCATCAGTACCGTTATGTACCGCTCTACTTTAAGGTAAAAGAAATGATCGAAAAGGGGTATCTCGGAAAGATCACCCATATCGATTGCCGCTGGGACCGCAACTGGAACTGGCGTCGCCCTGTTCCCGCAGGCTATACCGATAAAGAAGTAAACTGGCGCATGTACAAAGCCTATTCAGGCGGCCTTATTGCAGAACTGTTATCCCACCAGATTGATTTTATTAACTGGGCATTCAATACGCATCCCGATGAGATCATCGGTACAGGCGGCATTGACAACTACAAAGACGGAAGGGAAACCTACGACAATGTACAGGTCGTATTGCGGTACAACAGAGAGAACATGATCGGCAACTTTGGCGCTACCTGTGCCAATGCCCGGGAAGGATACATCTTCAAACTAAAAGGGACCAAGGGGACCGTAGCCCTGTTGGTGAATGAAGGCGTCTTCTATCCTGAAGCGGCTGCCAAAAAAGACCTGGAAGTAGTGGATGGTGTGAGCAGCGCTACTAAAATAGAATGGAATAAAGATGGCGGTATCCCCATCATTAAAGAGCCCATGAAAGACGGTACCTGGTATGCCCTGCAGGACTTTCACAAATGCATTACGGAAAAGCAGCAACCGGTATCCAATGTCATTACCGGCGCTACTACTGCCGTATGCGTGCACCTGGGCAATACAGCCGCCTATACCCATACTACCCAACAATGGAAATCAGCGTATAACTTTTCTTAA
- a CDS encoding 3-keto-disaccharide hydrolase, which yields MKKVLFLLVITAAGQGIFAQKSGKGWTNLFDGKTLNGWKKLSGNAEYTVENGAITGITSLNTPNTFLVTEKEYGDFILELEVMMEDTTSNSGIQFRSHLNPAGNNGTGRVYGYQYEIDPSARRWSGGIYDEARRDWLYPLGLNPAAQPAFKNGQFNKVRIECIGHNLRTFVNNVEAAYVVDSLDAAGFIALQVHSIKNPEQAGKKIYWKNIRIKTTGLVPSPHLKETYIVNNIPNTLTDAEKKSGTVLLFDGVSSKGWKGAYKPGFPEKGWEIKDGTLSVLSSNGAESTNGGDIVTVKEYSAFDLTFEFRLTTGANSGLKYFVTLKENNPGSAIGLEFQVLDDKMHPDAKMGRDGNRTMASLYDLITAKKTERFTRPPGQWNIGRVVVYPNNHVEHYLNGVKVLEYERGSQAFRDLVAISKYKIWPNFGEAKQGRILLQDHGDAVSFRSIRIKELK from the coding sequence ATGAAAAAAGTACTTTTCCTTTTGGTAATTACAGCAGCAGGGCAGGGCATCTTCGCCCAGAAATCAGGCAAAGGATGGACAAACTTATTTGATGGCAAAACACTCAATGGTTGGAAAAAATTATCGGGCAACGCTGAGTACACCGTAGAGAATGGCGCTATTACGGGCATCACCTCTCTTAATACACCCAATACCTTCCTTGTAACAGAAAAAGAATACGGCGACTTTATACTGGAGCTGGAAGTAATGATGGAAGATACCACCTCCAATTCAGGTATCCAGTTCAGAAGTCACCTCAATCCCGCAGGTAACAATGGCACAGGACGTGTATATGGTTACCAATATGAAATTGATCCATCTGCCCGCCGCTGGTCTGGTGGCATCTATGATGAAGCAAGAAGGGACTGGTTATACCCGCTTGGGCTCAATCCTGCAGCGCAACCGGCGTTTAAAAATGGCCAGTTCAACAAAGTTCGTATCGAGTGCATCGGGCACAACCTGCGCACCTTTGTAAACAATGTGGAAGCTGCGTATGTAGTAGATAGCCTGGATGCTGCTGGTTTCATTGCCCTACAGGTACACAGCATCAAAAATCCGGAACAGGCAGGTAAAAAGATCTATTGGAAGAACATTCGCATCAAAACAACCGGCCTGGTGCCTTCACCGCACTTAAAAGAAACCTATATCGTCAACAACATTCCGAATACATTGACTGATGCAGAGAAAAAATCAGGCACTGTACTCTTATTTGATGGCGTAAGCTCCAAAGGATGGAAAGGTGCGTACAAGCCTGGCTTCCCTGAAAAAGGATGGGAAATAAAAGATGGTACGCTCAGTGTACTCTCTTCCAATGGTGCAGAATCTACTAACGGTGGTGACATCGTAACCGTAAAAGAATACAGCGCCTTCGATCTTACCTTTGAATTCAGGCTCACCACGGGTGCTAACAGCGGTCTTAAATACTTTGTTACCCTGAAAGAAAACAATCCCGGTTCAGCGATCGGGCTGGAATTCCAGGTGCTGGATGATAAAATGCATCCTGATGCCAAAATGGGCCGCGATGGCAACCGCACCATGGCATCCTTATACGACCTCATCACAGCAAAGAAAACAGAGCGTTTTACGCGTCCTCCGGGCCAATGGAACATAGGCCGGGTAGTGGTATATCCTAATAACCACGTAGAGCATTACCTGAATGGCGTAAAAGTATTGGAATATGAGCGCGGCTCCCAGGCATTCCGTGACCTTGTAGCCATCAGTAAATACAAAATATGGCCCAACTTCGGAGAAGCCAAACAAGGCCGCATCCTGCTGCAGGACCACGGCGATGCAGTAAGCTTCCGCAGCATCCGGATTAAGGAACTGAAATAA
- a CDS encoding LytR/AlgR family response regulator transcription factor, which translates to MKAIIVDDEKHCRESLQSMLQMYCPGIQVMATCADGLSALTAIETHKPDILFLDIEMPRMNAFDLLQQLDAINFEIIFTTAYDQYAIRAIKCSALDYLLKPIDAEELKTAVERISSRPHDKMEKAKVQQVVNNMSDTAQHDFRLIIATLEGNYFLLPDEIMYCEGSDNYTHFHLTKGRKLVSAKTLKEYEEMLTGQGFLRIHKSWLVNLKFAVKFSKANSTLIMEDYTALEVSRRKKEAVINALFNK; encoded by the coding sequence ATGAAAGCCATCATAGTAGACGATGAAAAACACTGTAGGGAATCATTGCAATCCATGTTACAAATGTATTGCCCTGGCATCCAGGTCATGGCTACCTGTGCCGATGGACTGTCGGCCCTCACGGCTATTGAAACACACAAGCCCGATATCCTGTTCCTGGATATTGAAATGCCCAGGATGAATGCTTTTGACCTGCTGCAACAGCTTGACGCCATCAACTTTGAGATCATCTTCACCACAGCCTATGATCAATACGCCATCCGCGCCATCAAGTGCAGCGCTTTGGACTACCTGTTGAAACCCATAGATGCAGAGGAATTGAAAACAGCCGTGGAGCGGATCAGTAGCCGCCCCCACGATAAAATGGAGAAAGCGAAAGTACAGCAGGTAGTTAACAACATGAGTGATACAGCGCAGCATGATTTCAGGCTCATCATTGCCACATTGGAAGGCAACTACTTCCTGCTGCCCGATGAGATCATGTATTGCGAAGGCAGCGACAACTATACGCACTTTCACCTCACCAAAGGAAGAAAGCTCGTCAGTGCCAAAACATTAAAAGAATATGAGGAAATGCTGACCGGGCAAGGATTTCTGCGTATTCACAAATCCTGGTTGGTGAACCTGAAATTCGCAGTCAAATTTTCAAAAGCCAATTCAACACTCATCATGGAAGACTATACCGCATTGGAAGTTTCACGCCGTAAAAAAGAAGCCGTCATCAATGCCTTATTCAATAAATAA
- a CDS encoding class I SAM-dependent methyltransferase produces the protein MKEGKASRTAQYMALFRALETTRPPGARLFGDPYAISFLDKGLRNATRLSKLPFFRNLVERIIQHKIPGAFSSGRARTKYIDDLLQYSISNGDIQQVLILGAGFDTRGLRLGFLRNIPVIEIDHPSTANLKLNILKEQLGKLPGNIEYHQLDFNKESLDDMVSWNPIDFTKPTTIIWEGVTNYLTASAIESVFRFVSRFTGGSYIIFTYVHKMVLDNPEFFHGAEKLLNDLDKIHERWTFGFRPEELKEYLNRFNLALLEDKGATEYRQKYLPKNTEKGYEFYRVAFAKKRK, from the coding sequence ATGAAGGAAGGTAAAGCCAGCAGAACTGCACAATACATGGCCTTATTCAGGGCGCTCGAAACAACCCGTCCGCCGGGAGCACGATTGTTTGGTGATCCCTATGCTATTTCCTTTCTGGATAAAGGGCTCAGGAATGCTACCCGGCTTTCGAAACTGCCTTTTTTCAGGAACCTGGTGGAGAGGATCATTCAGCACAAAATACCAGGCGCTTTCTCTTCCGGCAGGGCCCGCACAAAATACATTGATGACCTGCTGCAATACAGCATCAGCAATGGCGACATACAGCAGGTGCTTATCTTAGGGGCAGGTTTTGATACGCGTGGACTCCGGTTAGGCTTTCTCCGGAATATTCCAGTAATAGAAATAGACCATCCCAGTACAGCAAACCTGAAACTGAATATCTTAAAAGAGCAACTGGGGAAATTGCCCGGTAATATCGAATATCACCAACTTGATTTTAATAAGGAGAGCCTGGATGATATGGTTTCCTGGAACCCGATAGATTTCACAAAGCCTACTACTATCATTTGGGAGGGGGTTACCAACTACCTGACGGCTTCGGCCATTGAAAGCGTCTTTCGTTTTGTAAGCCGCTTTACCGGTGGTTCTTACATCATCTTCACCTATGTACACAAAATGGTGCTGGACAACCCGGAGTTCTTTCATGGTGCAGAGAAACTACTCAATGACCTCGATAAAATTCATGAACGCTGGACCTTTGGGTTCAGGCCGGAAGAATTGAAAGAATACCTCAATCGCTTTAACCTCGCCTTACTCGAAGACAAAGGCGCCACCGAATACCGCCAAAAATACCTGCCGAAGAATACAGAGAAAGGGTATGAGTTCTACCGCGTAGCTTTTGCCAAGAAGAGAAAATAA
- a CDS encoding FAD:protein FMN transferase, protein MRNLLFFLPLFLCGAVGHQAEPIRAYRITGFAQGTTWQVTYYAADSLVIKSQIDSILDQIDSSLSIYKSYSLISRFNQAESTVNMDGHMAFVINKSIETYRQTEGIFDITVQPLVQAWGFGAKKIEKLPDSATIRLLKQCVDTRFLAVQGNRLTKSKPCVKIDVNGIAQGYSVDVVAAFLDSQHISNYIVEIGGEIRIKGRRQPGNVKMKVGIEAPGEDEFQLSLLQKIISLDSGAITTSGSYRKFYESGGKKISHIIDPATGYSMQGSLISVTVYAPDAITADAYDNALMVMGLQKAITFIEKRKDMAAYFIYRDKQGKIADTATSRFYHFITEH, encoded by the coding sequence ATGAGGAACCTGCTTTTTTTCCTACCCCTTTTTTTGTGCGGAGCTGTTGGCCATCAGGCAGAACCCATAAGAGCATATCGTATAACCGGGTTTGCGCAAGGCACCACCTGGCAGGTAACATACTATGCTGCAGATAGTCTTGTGATCAAGTCTCAAATAGATAGTATCCTCGACCAGATAGACAGTTCGCTCTCTATCTACAAGTCTTACTCCCTCATCAGTCGCTTCAATCAGGCGGAATCCACTGTAAATATGGATGGCCACATGGCCTTCGTCATCAATAAATCCATAGAAACTTACCGGCAAACAGAAGGAATCTTTGATATTACCGTCCAACCATTGGTACAAGCCTGGGGTTTTGGCGCAAAGAAAATAGAAAAGCTGCCCGACTCAGCTACCATACGTTTACTGAAGCAATGCGTTGATACCCGTTTTCTCGCTGTACAGGGCAACAGGCTCACCAAATCAAAACCTTGTGTTAAAATTGATGTAAATGGCATTGCCCAAGGCTACAGCGTGGATGTGGTGGCCGCTTTTTTGGATAGCCAACACATCAGCAACTACATCGTCGAAATTGGCGGTGAAATAAGAATAAAAGGCCGGCGGCAGCCCGGCAATGTGAAAATGAAAGTGGGCATTGAAGCGCCCGGTGAAGATGAGTTCCAGCTTTCCCTTTTACAAAAGATCATATCACTGGACAGCGGGGCCATCACCACATCGGGTAGCTACCGTAAATTTTACGAGAGTGGAGGAAAGAAAATATCACACATCATTGATCCGGCAACCGGCTATTCCATGCAGGGAAGCCTCATCAGTGTAACCGTCTATGCACCGGACGCCATTACAGCCGACGCCTATGATAATGCATTAATGGTGATGGGACTGCAAAAGGCCATCACATTTATAGAAAAAAGAAAGGATATGGCGGCTTACTTTATTTACCGGGACAAACAAGGGAAAATAGCCGACACTGCCACCAGCAGGTTCTATCATTTTATCACTGAACATTGA
- a CDS encoding sensor histidine kinase: protein MQRTRTRSLLSLLLVLLFHQQVISQHAGAPTTWGNFRFTGFTARNGLPSSEILSLHLDARQLLWIGHTAGLSRFDGYTFTNYLFAHNKRIGRVFCFLEDTTRSILWIGAATGLFYQANNRIIPVHFSNGRLPVYSLLMDSNKGLWIGTGNGPAYLDSLAWQQALQKGTVDISQRILPAWRNLNNDRRVKKMALQKNGQLLFGNFYNVYQWNGQSLQKIWGMNHNSDVLNGIVSTEQGETFICANFSGVSYKQGAQWKSLPIPVITGMDFHKEGNNWYYYNAEAIYEVDIVSKQYRPVLTIPYDYREWGSVFTCDKEGNFWIATHEGILYAKPEIFKSHLQDTPAGFNELYSIRQLKDGSIITGGNRGRLFKKAGDQFQMAYPNNKTIFPHAELKSIWQSSDGDQWFGSGYEGLARKNNNQWQYFYNQGSGDKTFLYFHQDKKGDLWTAGDKNLTRIRKHNTDSLEFTQYTYRQEITDNPVIRSIIESPGGKIYAGSTWGLAVVRDKHLELIPLQQEQSFAITGMSATRDEKIWIATQGNGLLLCHFLQDSLVIEKQFTTSDGLSSDILLKTLVDKNNVLWAVAYNGVNRVEQTGNDYNIATKEIDRELLKGDYQSVDIMQDDKGIIWMATSSGLLSFDPAVYAKAITAPSLHIENMAILQDEKRTSLPNENDHFTPVSLSHKHNSLEFLFTGINYSNPAAVQYEYRLLGQDSNWIKLRHTRQLTLRNIPPGDYTLQVRAAAGSNQWSNTVVWPFTVQAPFWQTIWFITLLIAAIAIAIYFLVRQRIAALRKKSATQRDFERQIARVKMNMLRAQMNPHFIFNSLNSINNFILKNDPQNASGYLTKFSRLMRMILDNSRTEWVTLENELNALDLYIQLESIRFDNLFQYRLHLDEEIDPARVIIPPLIIQPYVENAIWHGLLYREQPGGTLLLEIKRVKDQLRIKVADNGIGRVASAEMRSKSALKKKSHGMKITGERLEIVNMTYDANTSIEVGDLYDHNQHACGTSVLITLNYIQNKMV, encoded by the coding sequence TTGCAAAGGACCCGCACACGCAGCCTCCTGTCCCTGCTCCTGGTACTCCTGTTCCACCAGCAGGTAATATCACAGCATGCAGGCGCCCCCACCACCTGGGGTAACTTCCGGTTTACCGGGTTCACCGCCCGCAATGGCCTCCCTTCCTCCGAAATACTTTCCCTCCACCTCGACGCCCGGCAGCTACTGTGGATCGGTCATACCGCCGGCCTCAGCCGCTTTGATGGCTATACCTTTACCAACTACCTCTTCGCCCATAACAAAAGGATTGGTCGCGTCTTCTGCTTCCTCGAAGACACTACCCGCAGCATCCTCTGGATAGGCGCCGCTACCGGCCTCTTTTACCAGGCCAATAACCGGATCATTCCCGTACACTTCAGTAATGGCAGGCTGCCCGTATACAGCCTGCTCATGGACTCCAATAAAGGATTATGGATAGGTACCGGCAATGGCCCCGCTTACCTCGATAGCCTCGCCTGGCAGCAGGCGCTGCAAAAAGGGACCGTTGATATTAGCCAACGCATACTCCCTGCCTGGCGCAACTTAAATAATGACAGGCGCGTAAAGAAAATGGCCCTGCAGAAAAACGGTCAACTCTTATTCGGCAACTTTTACAACGTCTATCAATGGAACGGACAATCACTGCAGAAGATCTGGGGAATGAACCATAACTCCGACGTCTTAAATGGTATCGTTTCTACGGAGCAGGGCGAAACATTCATCTGCGCCAACTTCAGTGGCGTCAGTTACAAACAGGGAGCGCAATGGAAAAGCCTGCCCATACCGGTCATCACTGGCATGGACTTCCATAAGGAAGGCAACAACTGGTACTATTACAATGCTGAGGCCATCTACGAAGTAGATATCGTTTCCAAACAATACCGGCCTGTGCTTACCATTCCTTATGATTACAGGGAATGGGGATCTGTATTTACCTGCGACAAAGAAGGCAACTTCTGGATTGCCACGCATGAAGGAATACTCTACGCCAAACCGGAGATATTTAAAAGCCACCTGCAGGACACCCCGGCAGGCTTTAATGAACTATATAGCATCCGTCAGCTAAAGGATGGTTCCATCATAACTGGCGGCAACCGGGGCAGGCTCTTTAAAAAAGCAGGTGATCAGTTTCAAATGGCTTACCCCAACAATAAAACCATCTTCCCGCATGCTGAGCTGAAAAGCATCTGGCAGTCGTCTGATGGGGATCAATGGTTCGGTAGTGGTTATGAAGGCCTGGCCAGGAAAAACAACAATCAATGGCAATACTTTTACAACCAGGGCAGCGGCGATAAAACCTTCCTGTATTTTCACCAGGATAAAAAGGGTGATCTGTGGACGGCTGGCGATAAAAACCTCACCCGTATACGAAAACATAACACCGACTCACTGGAGTTTACGCAATATACCTACAGGCAGGAAATAACCGACAATCCCGTTATCCGCAGTATAATAGAGAGTCCGGGCGGTAAAATATATGCAGGCAGTACCTGGGGACTGGCGGTTGTTCGCGACAAGCACCTCGAACTCATCCCCCTGCAGCAGGAACAATCCTTTGCCATCACCGGCATGAGCGCCACCCGAGATGAGAAAATATGGATCGCAACACAGGGCAATGGCCTCCTGTTGTGCCACTTTCTGCAGGACAGCCTCGTCATAGAAAAACAATTCACCACCAGCGATGGTCTGTCGTCAGACATCCTGTTGAAAACATTGGTAGACAAAAACAACGTACTCTGGGCAGTGGCATACAATGGCGTTAACCGGGTAGAACAAACGGGCAATGACTACAACATCGCTACCAAAGAAATTGACAGGGAATTGCTCAAAGGCGATTACCAGAGCGTAGACATCATGCAGGATGATAAGGGTATCATCTGGATGGCCACCTCTTCGGGCTTACTCTCCTTTGATCCGGCAGTATATGCAAAAGCCATCACAGCGCCCAGTCTGCACATAGAGAACATGGCCATCCTGCAGGATGAAAAACGTACCAGCCTGCCCAACGAGAATGATCATTTCACCCCAGTCTCCCTCTCCCATAAACATAACTCGCTGGAATTCCTCTTTACAGGTATTAACTACAGCAACCCTGCTGCAGTGCAATATGAATATCGCTTACTGGGACAGGATAGCAACTGGATAAAATTGCGTCATACAAGGCAGCTAACGCTCAGGAACATTCCGCCGGGCGATTATACCCTGCAGGTAAGGGCTGCTGCAGGGTCCAATCAGTGGAGTAATACAGTTGTCTGGCCTTTCACCGTGCAGGCTCCTTTCTGGCAAACAATATGGTTTATAACACTCCTCATAGCTGCCATAGCAATAGCTATATACTTCCTGGTGCGGCAGCGTATAGCCGCGCTGCGGAAAAAATCAGCCACCCAGAGGGATTTTGAACGCCAGATAGCGCGTGTAAAAATGAACATGCTCAGGGCGCAAATGAACCCGCACTTCATCTTCAACAGTCTCAATTCCATCAATAACTTTATCTTAAAGAACGATCCGCAGAACGCTTCCGGCTACCTGACCAAGTTCTCCCGCCTCATGCGCATGATCCTGGATAATTCCCGCACCGAGTGGGTAACATTGGAAAATGAACTCAACGCACTGGACCTCTACATACAACTGGAGTCAATACGGTTCGACAACCTTTTCCAATACCGCTTACACCTCGATGAAGAAATTGATCCTGCCCGGGTTATCATTCCGCCTCTCATCATCCAGCCCTACGTGGAAAATGCCATCTGGCACGGGCTGCTGTACCGTGAGCAACCGGGTGGTACCTTGCTGCTGGAAATAAAACGTGTTAAAGATCAGCTCAGGATAAAAGTAGCCGACAATGGCATAGGGCGAGTTGCATCGGCTGAAATGCGCAGTAAATCAGCCCTTAAAAAGAAAAGCCATGGCATGAAAATAACAGGGGAGCGGCTGGAAATAGTGAACATGACCTATGATGCCAATACCAGCATCGAAGTGGGAGACCTGTACGATCATAACCAGCATGCCTGTGGAACAAGCGTGCTCATCACCCTCAATTACATTCAGAACAAAATGGTTTGA